From the genome of Geminocystis herdmanii PCC 6308, one region includes:
- the folP gene encoding dihydropteroate synthase → MCDFLTIRHHRFIWESRTYLMGILNVTPDSFSDGGQFNHRETAIKHALTMIDRGADIIDIGGQSTRPGAKQISLDEELQRVIPIIKAIRELSDTPISIDTTRATVAQEAIEMGADIVNDISSGTFDRTMLSTVAKLQVPIILMHIKGTPETMQNLTDYQDLIGEIKLFFQGVIKEALDLGIKKEYIILDPGIGFAKTYEQNLEILRNIQELKTLGFPILIGTSRKSFIGKILNQENPQDRIWGTAATCSYGITQGANILRVHDVKEMYDVARVTDAII, encoded by the coding sequence ATGTGTGATTTTTTAACTATCCGCCATCATCGTTTTATCTGGGAAAGTCGTACCTATTTAATGGGGATTTTGAATGTTACCCCTGATAGTTTTAGTGATGGTGGGCAGTTTAATCATCGGGAAACTGCCATAAAACACGCTTTAACTATGATCGATCGAGGTGCTGATATAATCGATATTGGTGGACAATCCACACGCCCCGGAGCTAAACAAATTTCCCTAGATGAAGAATTACAACGGGTTATCCCGATTATCAAGGCAATACGAGAGCTTTCTGATACACCTATTTCGATCGATACCACTAGAGCAACAGTAGCACAAGAAGCTATAGAGATGGGGGCAGATATAGTTAATGATATTTCAAGTGGTACGTTCGATCGCACTATGTTGTCAACGGTGGCAAAATTGCAAGTACCAATTATTTTAATGCACATAAAAGGCACTCCTGAAACCATGCAAAATCTTACAGATTATCAAGATTTAATCGGAGAAATTAAGCTATTTTTTCAAGGAGTAATTAAAGAAGCCCTCGATCTAGGAATCAAAAAAGAATATATTATCCTCGATCCGGGTATCGGTTTTGCCAAAACCTATGAACAAAACTTAGAAATTTTAAGAAATATTCAAGAGCTTAAAACATTAGGTTTTCCTATTTTAATTGGTACATCTCGTAAGAGTTTTATCGGTAAAATTTTAAACCAAGAAAATCCTCAAGACAGAATTTGGGGAACGGCGGCGACTTGTAGCTATGGGATTACTCAAGGGGCAAATATTTTAAGAGTTCATGATGTAAAAGAAATGTATGATGTAGCTAGAGTCACCGATGCTATAATATAA
- the opcA gene encoding glucose-6-phosphate dehydrogenase assembly protein OpcA, with protein MTTPLVSLQAPKDVNLDYIDRELHDIWQNYSGVGDGLAATRASTFSFLVYEPEATQPLLASLGFYTGPVDGIGGPRTTSAIKAAQKAYGLEVTGLSTPELLAKLRAEFEAKQAKGDIDLAELASIKQYSPDMEGAGMADAIASINPCRIVTLCPTTGEDEGVKAQVSAYCPVNKRSANSLICCEYITVTGVSEAFERVGGVISELMIPDLPKFIWWKAGIDEDYPLFQRLVSNCDRLIIDSSTFVQPEAELLKIGQLLNKDIPLIDLNWARLSPWQELTAEAFDPPERRSAIWEVDQVTIDYEKGNASQALMFLGWLASRLNWLPVEYGYEEGDYNITTVKLISPEGKHITAELAGVPIADWGEVLGDLISLKLTSTNLNADCCTVLCSETTGCMRMEAGGGAQSCRIQQVTSLADQSTETLLSQQLQRWGKDVLYQESMEITTQILNLIKN; from the coding sequence ATGACAACACCATTAGTATCATTACAAGCACCCAAAGATGTAAATTTAGACTACATCGATCGAGAATTACATGACATTTGGCAAAATTATAGCGGAGTGGGAGACGGTTTAGCCGCCACTAGGGCTTCTACTTTTAGCTTTTTAGTTTATGAGCCTGAAGCTACACAGCCACTACTAGCCTCCCTAGGTTTTTATACTGGTCCTGTAGATGGTATTGGAGGACCTCGTACCACTTCTGCGATTAAAGCGGCTCAAAAAGCCTACGGTTTAGAAGTAACAGGACTTTCAACCCCTGAGTTATTAGCTAAATTGAGGGCAGAATTTGAAGCAAAACAAGCTAAAGGTGACATCGATTTAGCAGAATTAGCGTCTATTAAACAGTATTCTCCCGATATGGAAGGCGCAGGTATGGCAGATGCGATCGCATCTATTAACCCTTGTCGTATTGTCACCCTTTGTCCCACTACGGGGGAAGATGAAGGAGTCAAAGCCCAAGTATCTGCCTATTGCCCTGTGAATAAACGTTCAGCTAATAGTTTGATCTGTTGCGAATATATCACCGTGACGGGAGTATCAGAGGCATTTGAACGGGTTGGGGGTGTAATTTCTGAGTTGATGATTCCAGACTTACCAAAATTCATCTGGTGGAAAGCTGGAATTGATGAAGATTATCCCCTCTTTCAAAGGTTAGTTAGTAATTGCGATCGACTCATCATCGATTCTAGTACTTTTGTTCAACCAGAAGCAGAATTACTCAAAATTGGTCAATTATTAAATAAGGATATACCATTAATTGATCTCAATTGGGCTAGATTGTCGCCATGGCAAGAGTTGACAGCCGAAGCATTTGATCCTCCTGAACGTCGAAGTGCTATTTGGGAAGTAGATCAAGTTACGATCGACTATGAAAAAGGCAACGCCTCTCAAGCCTTGATGTTTTTAGGATGGTTAGCCAGTCGTTTAAATTGGCTACCTGTCGAATATGGCTATGAGGAAGGAGACTATAACATTACCACCGTTAAATTAATTAGTCCAGAAGGCAAACACATCACCGCCGAATTAGCAGGAGTACCCATTGCTGACTGGGGCGAAGTCTTAGGGGATTTAATCAGCTTAAAACTAACCTCCACTAACCTTAACGCCGATTGTTGTACTGTTTTATGTTCTGAAACTACGGGCTGTATGCGCATGGAAGCAGGAGGAGGCGCTCAATCCTGTCGTATTCAACAAGTAACATCATTAGCAGATCAAAGCACTGAAACTTTACTAAGTCAACAATTACAGCGTTGGGGTAAAGATGTTCTTTATCAAGAAAGTATGGAAATCACGACTCAAATTCTTAACTTGATTAAGAATTAA
- the zwf gene encoding glucose-6-phosphate dehydrogenase → MLTLQENPLRIGLKQAKTPEPLILVIFGASGDLTQRKLVPALYQLKKEGRLPAEMTIVGVARREWSHDYFREHMREGIEEFSDGIGREDLWQDFAEGLFYCAGNMDKAESYEKLKAFLEELDGKRGTRGNRVFYLAVSPKFFPPAIKQLGAAGMLEDSLKHRLVIEKPFGKDLSSAQVLNRIVQKVCKEEQVYRIDHYLGKETVQNLMVFRFANAIFEPLWNRNYVDNIQITVAETVGVEERAGYYETAGALRDMVQNHLLQLFALTAMEAPNGVNADSIRGEKVKALQSTRLADLKNLEKSAIRGQYTAGWMKGKPIPGYRDEKDVNPDSTTPTFVALKLMVDNWRWQGVPFYLRTGKRLPKKVSEIAIQFKDVPLTIFQSAAQQTNPNILALRIQPNEGISLRFEAKVPGSELRTRTVDMDFSYGSSFGMATTDAYHRLLLDCMLGDQTLFTRADEVEEAWRIVTPALTAWDAPSAPDSIPFYEAGTWQPSEAEFLLNRDGRKWRRL, encoded by the coding sequence ATGTTGACACTACAAGAAAACCCTCTCAGAATTGGATTAAAACAAGCCAAAACTCCCGAACCCCTTATCCTTGTTATATTTGGAGCATCGGGAGACTTAACCCAAAGAAAATTAGTACCTGCGTTATACCAACTGAAAAAAGAAGGGCGATTACCCGCAGAAATGACGATCGTGGGTGTAGCACGACGAGAATGGAGTCATGACTATTTTCGAGAACATATGCGAGAAGGTATCGAGGAATTTTCAGACGGTATCGGTAGAGAAGACTTATGGCAAGATTTTGCCGAAGGACTTTTTTACTGTGCAGGTAATATGGATAAAGCCGAAAGCTATGAAAAACTAAAAGCATTTCTCGAAGAATTAGACGGCAAACGAGGCACAAGGGGAAATCGAGTCTTTTATTTAGCCGTATCTCCCAAATTTTTCCCTCCTGCCATCAAACAACTAGGCGCAGCAGGGATGTTAGAAGATTCTTTAAAACATCGTTTAGTCATCGAAAAACCCTTCGGCAAAGATTTAAGCAGTGCGCAAGTATTAAATCGCATCGTGCAGAAAGTTTGTAAAGAAGAACAAGTATATCGTATTGATCACTATTTAGGAAAAGAAACCGTACAAAACTTGATGGTATTTCGTTTCGCTAATGCCATATTCGAGCCTTTATGGAATCGTAATTATGTGGACAATATTCAAATCACCGTAGCGGAAACCGTAGGGGTAGAAGAAAGAGCAGGGTATTACGAAACCGCAGGGGCGTTGCGGGATATGGTACAAAATCACCTCTTACAGTTATTTGCTTTAACGGCAATGGAAGCACCTAACGGAGTAAATGCTGATAGTATTAGAGGTGAAAAAGTGAAGGCTTTACAATCAACACGCCTTGCAGACTTAAAAAACCTCGAAAAAAGTGCCATTAGGGGACAATATACCGCAGGATGGATGAAAGGAAAACCGATTCCGGGGTATCGTGACGAAAAAGACGTTAACCCTGATTCTACAACTCCCACTTTTGTCGCCTTAAAATTGATGGTAGATAACTGGCGTTGGCAAGGAGTGCCTTTTTATCTGCGCACGGGAAAACGTTTACCGAAAAAAGTATCAGAGATTGCCATTCAATTTAAAGATGTACCCTTAACCATTTTTCAATCGGCGGCACAACAAACCAACCCGAATATTCTAGCATTGCGTATTCAACCCAATGAAGGGATTTCTTTAAGATTTGAAGCCAAAGTACCCGGTTCTGAATTACGCACTCGTACAGTGGATATGGATTTCAGTTATGGTTCATCCTTTGGTATGGCAACCACTGACGCTTATCACCGTCTCCTATTAGATTGTATGTTAGGGGATCAAACTTTGTTTACTCGTGCCGATGAAGTAGAGGAAGCGTGGCGTATTGTTACTCCTGCGTTAACGGCTTGGGATGCACCATCAGCACCCGATTCCATACCATTCTATGAAGCGGGTACATGGCAACCATCGGAGGCGGAGTTTTTGCTTAACCGTGACGGTAGAAAATGGCGCCGTCTTTAA
- a CDS encoding four helix bundle protein, whose translation METDLKKNQCLTSHEDLIVYQKAFDVAMKIFELSKKFPIEERYSLTDQIRRSSRSVCANLAEAWRKRRYKAAFIAKLSDSEAEAAETQVWLKFAVNCHYVNIEQARELYSIYNQILSGLVKMINHPEQWLL comes from the coding sequence ATGGAAACAGACTTAAAAAAAAATCAATGTTTAACAAGTCATGAGGATTTGATTGTGTATCAAAAAGCCTTTGATGTAGCTATGAAAATTTTTGAGTTATCAAAAAAATTCCCCATAGAAGAAAGATATTCTCTCACGGATCAAATTCGTCGATCGTCTCGTTCTGTGTGTGCTAACCTAGCGGAAGCATGGCGTAAAAGACGATACAAGGCGGCATTTATAGCGAAATTGAGTGATTCTGAAGCAGAAGCTGCCGAAACTCAAGTTTGGCTTAAATTTGCGGTTAATTGTCATTATGTAAATATTGAACAAGCTAGAGAATTATACAGTATCTATAATCAAATTTTAAGTGGATTAGTCAAAATGATTAATCATCCTGAACAATGGCTTTTATAA
- a CDS encoding squalene/phytoene synthase family protein — translation MNLQKDALKTLKETSRTFYIPISRLPKGLQEAVTSAYLCMRAIDEIEDHPNIDSGIKVQILKNMSLALQSGHENSTIEDMANTVKNYQHLIPEVSYRFGEWALLAPLSIAPRIWDATAAMADRMAYWADNNWRIKTKSHLDQYTFSVAGAVGLLLSDLWGWYDNTQTNREQAIGFGRGLQAVNILRNHQEDKIRGVSFFPEGWQLEDMHKYARYNLSLADSYTKSLPKGPALQFCQIPLTLAHATLEVLILGKPKLTRTDVMALVSQVCS, via the coding sequence ATGAATTTGCAGAAAGATGCCTTAAAAACTCTCAAAGAAACCAGTCGTACTTTTTATATCCCTATTTCTCGTTTACCTAAAGGTCTGCAAGAAGCCGTTACTTCTGCTTACTTATGTATGAGGGCTATAGATGAAATCGAAGATCATCCCAATATTGACAGTGGTATAAAAGTTCAAATTTTGAAAAATATGAGTTTGGCATTACAATCAGGTCATGAAAATAGCACGATCGAAGATATGGCAAACACTGTGAAAAACTACCAACATTTAATTCCTGAAGTGAGTTATCGATTTGGAGAATGGGCGTTATTAGCACCTCTTAGTATTGCCCCCAGAATTTGGGATGCCACCGCAGCCATGGCGGATAGAATGGCTTATTGGGCGGATAATAACTGGAGAATAAAAACAAAATCCCATTTAGATCAATATACTTTTAGTGTCGCTGGTGCAGTAGGTTTATTATTATCGGATTTATGGGGATGGTATGATAATACTCAAACCAATAGAGAACAAGCCATCGGTTTTGGCAGAGGTTTACAGGCAGTTAATATTCTGCGGAATCATCAAGAAGATAAAATAAGAGGCGTTAGTTTTTTTCCTGAAGGTTGGCAATTAGAAGATATGCACAAATATGCGCGTTATAATCTCAGTTTAGCGGATTCTTATACCAAATCTTTACCCAAAGGACCGGCTTTACAATTTTGTCAGATACCTTTAACCCTTGCTCATGCTACCTTAGAAGTGCTGATTTTAGGAAAACCAAAACTTACCCGTACGGATGTTATGGCTTTGGTTTCTCAAGTTTGCAGTTAA
- the tpiA gene encoding triose-phosphate isomerase, protein MRKIIIAGNWKMHKTQGESLEFLQAFLPHLEDTAETREVVLCVPFTSLNFMSKNLHGSRVKLGAQNIHWADQGAFTGEISGAMLSEIGMNYVIVGHSERRQYFGETDETVNSRLLATQKYNLTPILCVGESKAQRDAGETENVIINQLQKGLVNVDQSNLVIAYEPIWAIGTGDTCEATEANRVIALIRSQLTNKNVTIQYGGSVNPSNVDEIMAQPDIDGALVGGASLEASSFARLVNYK, encoded by the coding sequence GTGCGAAAAATTATAATTGCGGGTAACTGGAAAATGCACAAGACTCAAGGGGAGTCTCTTGAATTTTTACAGGCTTTTTTGCCCCATTTAGAAGATACAGCAGAAACTAGAGAGGTGGTTTTATGTGTACCTTTCACCAGTTTAAATTTTATGTCGAAAAATTTACACGGTAGTCGAGTCAAACTAGGTGCTCAAAATATCCATTGGGCTGATCAAGGTGCGTTTACTGGTGAAATTTCAGGAGCTATGTTATCAGAAATAGGCATGAATTATGTCATAGTTGGTCATAGTGAGCGCCGTCAATATTTTGGAGAAACCGATGAAACCGTTAATAGTCGTTTATTAGCGACACAAAAATATAATTTAACTCCAATTCTTTGTGTGGGTGAAAGTAAAGCACAACGGGACGCAGGAGAAACAGAAAATGTTATTATTAATCAGTTACAAAAAGGTTTAGTTAATGTAGATCAAAGTAATCTTGTTATCGCTTATGAACCTATTTGGGCGATCGGCACTGGTGATACTTGCGAAGCTACAGAAGCAAATAGAGTCATTGCTTTAATACGCTCTCAGCTAACTAATAAAAATGTAACTATACAGTATGGTGGTTCAGTCAATCCTAGTAATGTTGATGAAATTATGGCACAACCTGACATTGATGGTGCATTAGTTGGGGGTGCAAGTCTTGAGGCTTCTAGTTTTGCCCGTTTAGTCAACTACAAATAA